ACCCGCAAAGCGGGCCGGCATTTGCGCGTCCCCGTGCTTCCCGACGAGGAAGCCGAAATCAAACGACTGGCGGCTTCGGTCGGGCTTCCCGTGGCGGCGTACCTGCGGAACGTGGGTCTTGGCTACCAGGTGCCCGGCATCCTGGACAACAAGCGAGTTGAAGAACTTGCTCGCATCAATGGCGACCTTGGGCGGCTGGGTGGGCTGCTGAAGCTGTGGCTCACCGATGACGTGAGGACGCTCCAGTTTGGAGAGACGACCATCCTCGCCCTGTTGTCGAGGATCGAATCCACGCAGGACCGCATGCACGAGGTCATGCAGGAGGTTGTCACTCCAAGGGTGAAGCGATGAGCCCTTTAGCCGCTAAAAATTGCGGGGGGTGGCCGTGATCGCAAAGCACGTTTCCATGAAGACGGTGCAGAAGAGTGACTTCGCCGGTCTGGTGAAGTACATCACCGACGAACAGGCGAAGAACGAGCGCGTGGGCTACGTGGCTGTCACGAACTGCCACACAGACCGGCCCGAAGTGGCGATCACCGAAGTCCTCAACACCCAGGCGCAAAACACCCGGTCGGGGGCCGACAAGACGTATCACCTGATCGTCAGCTTCCGGCCAGGCGAGCAACCCGACGACGCGACCTTGAAGGCCATCGAGGCGCGGATATGCGAAGGGCTGGGGTTTGGCGAGCATCAGCGCGTCAGTGCCGTTCACCACGACACCGACAACCTGCACATTCACATCGCCATCAACAAGATTCACCCAACGCGCTACACGATCCTGGAGCCATTCAACGCTTATCACACGCTCGGGCAGCTCTGCGAAAAGCTCGAACGCGAATACGGCCTGGAGCGCGACAACCACCAGGGGAACAAGCTGGTATCGGAGGGCCGCGCCCAAGACATGGAGCGGCATGCAGGCGTCGAAAGCCTGCAGGGCTGGGTCAAGCGCGAATGCGCCGCAGACATGCAGGCCGCGCAGTCGTGGGAGGCTCTGCACCAGGTCATGCGGGACAACGGCCTGGAGCTGCGCGAGCGCGGCAATGGGTTCGTGATCCAAGCCGCTGACGGCCTTGCCGTCAAGGCCAGTTCCATCGGCCGCGAATTCTCCAAGGCCAAGCTGGAAGAAAGGCTGGGCACCTTCGAGCCATCGGCCGAGCACTTGGAGCGCGCAGCGCAGAAGCCGCGCAAACAGTACGACAAGAAGCCGGTGCGGTCCCGTGTCAACACGGTAGAGCTGCACGCGAAGTACAAGGCCGATCAACTCACCATCAGCGGATCGCGCACGGCCGAATGGGAGAAGGCGAGGGCGAAGAAAGACCGCCTCATTGAAGCCGCGAAGCGTAGCGGGCGGCTCAAG
The DNA window shown above is from Variovorax sp. RA8 and carries:
- the traJ gene encoding conjugal transfer transcriptional regulator TraJ, with product MAKTRNSDDPRMPTRKAGRHLRVPVLPDEEAEIKRLAASVGLPVAAYLRNVGLGYQVPGILDNKRVEELARINGDLGRLGGLLKLWLTDDVRTLQFGETTILALLSRIESTQDRMHEVMQEVVTPRVKR